The Thioalkalivibrio thiocyanodenitrificans ARhD 1 nucleotide sequence ACTGGCCCACGGGCGAGGACCACCCCCGGCTCATGCGGCTGCTGCCCAGGAGCGGCGATCTCGACCGGATCACCGCCGATGCACTGGACAGATACCGGGCCGCCCGTGCCAGGGAGGATGCCAACCTGCTGTACGTGGCCCTGACCCGGGCCCGCCAGGTGCTGATCGTCTCGGCCAGTGCACGGGCCAGGAGCAACGGCGGCTGGTATGCGCACATCCGGGAGGCCGTGTCCCCCGAGGCGGCCACGACGGACGGCCTGCCTGGCAGGTACACGGATGGGGGCATCTGGGTCCACGAAACGGGCCAGCCGCCGCCGTCGGGTTCGGGCGCCGTCACCGACACCCCCGGATCGCTCCCGCCCCCTGCCGGACTGGCGTCGCCCCTGGCCCGCGCCGCGCCGGAACTGGAGATCGCCCCCAGCCGGGAGGCAGGCGGCTTCGGCGACCGCGGGCCGGACAGCGACCGCACCGGCGATGAGGACGCCCGCCTGCGTGGCGTGGCCATCCACCGCCTGCTGGAATGGCTGACATCCGGACAGAAAGAACCGGACGCCGCCCTGTGCCGCCGCCTGGCGGCCGAGCAGGCCCTGGACCCGGACCATCCCGAACTGGCAGACTGGCTCGCCGAGGCCCGCGCGGTGGTCGCCGACCCGGCCCTGGCGGCGGTGTTCGCCCCGCAACCCGGCACCCGGGACTACAACGAGGTCCCGCTGCAATATACCCATGCCGACGGACGTACGGTGTATGGCATCATCGACCGCCTGCGGGTGACTGAAGAACGTGTCCTGCTGGTGGATTACAAGACCCATCGGGTGGCCGATTATGCCGCCGCCCGCCGCCTGGCGGAAAGATACGCCGCACCCATGGCCCTTTACGCGGAAGGCGTGCGCCGGCTGTGGCCGGGGCGGACGGTGCAGGGGCTGCTTCTGTTCACGCACATCCGGAAAGTGGTGAAAGGGTAAGTCAAGGCTCAAAGTTCAAGGTTCAAAGTTCAACGTTCAAGGTTCAAGGTTCAAGGTTCCAGGTTCCAGGTTCAAGGTTCAACGGATAGGCTGCCTGCCCAACTTTGAACTTTGAACTTTGAACTTTGAACTTTGAACTTTGAACTTTGAACTTTGAACTTTGAACCTTGAATCTCCCCGCCTCATCCCAATACATCTGTCCCAGTCAACGCCAACGCAAGCCAGGAGGAACCACCCCCATGTCCGACTCCCCTTACATCATCGACGTCACCCAGGGCAATTTCGAGCAGGTGGTGCTGGAGGGGTCGCAGGAACGGCCGGTGCTGGTGGACTTCTGGGCGGACTGGTGCCAGCCCTGCCACATGCTCGCCCCGGTGCTGGAAAAGCTGGTTCAGGAGTACGAGGGCCGCGTCATTCTGGCCAAGATCAACTCCGACGAGCAGCAGGCCCTGGCCGCCAGTTTCGGGGTGCGCAGCCTGCCGACCGTGATGATATTCCGTGACCGCAAGCCCGTGGACCAGTTCATGGGCGTGCAGCCGGAATCCGCCATCCGCGCCCTGCTCTCCCGGCATCTGCCGCGCGATTCCGACACCCAGCGCGATGCGGCACGGGAACAACTGGAGGCAGGGGATGCGGAATCGGCACTGACCACCTTGCAGGCGGCCATCGACAGCGATCCGGACAATCAGGCCATCAAGATCGACATCGCCCGGGCGCTCATGGCCCTGGGCCGGGCCGACGAGGCGGATGACACCCTGAAGACGCTGCCCATGGATCTGCACCAGGATGAGGAGGTGCAGCGCCTGGAGGCACAGATACAGTTCGCCCGGGTGGCGGCCCGGGGTGAAGAACTGGCGAGGCTGGAGGCCGAGACGGAATCCGGCGACAACCCGGAGGCACTGCACCGCGTGGCGGCGGCCAGGATCCTCTCCGAGGACTACGAGTCGGCCCTTGCCCTGCTCCTGCGCCTGATGCAAAAGCACCGAAAGTACGGGGACGACGCCGGCCACAAGGGCCTGCTCACCGCCTTCGAACTGCTGGGCGCGCAGCATCCGCTGGTCAAGGAATACCGGCGCAAGATGGTGAGCCTACTGTACTGACAACTGGGAATTGTGAATTGGGAAGTGAGAAGTTGATGTCCGTTCCCGCTTCCCAATTCTCACTTCCTACTTACTCTTTGGCCTGCTCCATGATCCGCTCCAGATCGGCCACCGGGCGGTAGCCGGGCAGCATGACGCCGGATTCCAGGACCAGGGCGGGAGTGCCCCGGACACCCAGTTGCTCGCCCAGCG carries:
- the trxA gene encoding thioredoxin — its product is MSDSPYIIDVTQGNFEQVVLEGSQERPVLVDFWADWCQPCHMLAPVLEKLVQEYEGRVILAKINSDEQQALAASFGVRSLPTVMIFRDRKPVDQFMGVQPESAIRALLSRHLPRDSDTQRDAAREQLEAGDAESALTTLQAAIDSDPDNQAIKIDIARALMALGRADEADDTLKTLPMDLHQDEEVQRLEAQIQFARVAARGEELARLEAETESGDNPEALHRVAAARILSEDYESALALLLRLMQKHRKYGDDAGHKGLLTAFELLGAQHPLVKEYRRKMVSLLY